Proteins found in one Pseudochaenichthys georgianus chromosome 13, fPseGeo1.2, whole genome shotgun sequence genomic segment:
- the LOC117456833 gene encoding ADP-ribosylation factor-like protein 14, whose product MGLHGSKPRKQAQVLMLGLTGSGKTTLLYRLKYNESVLTVPTVGFNVETLETDRSSPGLTVWDVGGQRKMRPYWKHFYTDTAGLVFVVDSWDQKHLDEARKELHRVLRHESLKGVPLVVLANKQDLQGTQSPEALCVTLDLRRLCEGRTWFIQPCSATTGVGLEEGFRRIVYLMKTPFKQTQEDIKVKMKSKGFSITAMKKVVCLCSR is encoded by the exons ATGGGCCTGCATGGATCCAAGCCTCGAAAACAAGCACAGGTCCTGATGCTGGGTCTGACTGGATCTGGAAAGACCACACTGCTCTACAGGCTGAAGTACAACGAGAGTGTGCTGACCGTGCCCACTGTGGGCTTCAACGTGGAGACGCTTGAGACGGACAGGAGTAGCCCGGGCCTGACGGTGTGGGATGTGGGGGGCCAGAGGAAGATGAGGCCCTATTGGAAACATTTCTATACTGATACAGCCGGACTGGTGTTTGTGGTGGACAGCTGGGATCAAAAGCATCTGGATGAGGCCCGCAAGGAACTACATCGG GTCCTGAGGCATGAGAGTCTCAAAGGAGTCCCTCTCGTGGTCCTTGCCAACAAACAGGACCTCCAGGGCACTCAAAGCCCAGAGGCTCTTTGTGTGACACTGGACTTGAGAAGATTGTGCGAGGGCAGGACCTGGTTCATCCAGCCCTGCTCAGCCACCACCGGCGTGGGGCTGGAGGAGGGCTTCAGGAGGATCGTCTATCTGATGAAGACTCCATTCAAACAGACTCAAGAGGACATTAAGGTTAAGATGAAGTCCAAAGGGTTCAGTATCACAGCTATGAAAAAAGTGGTTTGTCTCTGCAGCAGATGA